Proteins encoded by one window of Microbacterium testaceum:
- a CDS encoding class II fumarate hydratase, whose product MTDIEYRIEHDTMGEVRVPKDALYAAQTQRAVENFPISGSGLESSQIAALARIKKAAALANKELGTLDGGIADAIAQAADEVVTGAHDAHFPVDTYQTGSGTSSNMNMNEVLATLATRILGDTVHPNDHVNASQSSNDVFPTSVHIAVTQALITDLIPALQHLATALETKADAWKGIVKSGRTHLMDATPVTLGQEFGGYARQMRLGIERVEAVLPRVGEVPLGGTAVGTGINTPLGFPQKVIELLAAETQLPITEAKDHFEAQANRDGLVEASGALRTIAVSLTKINNDIRWMGSGPNTGLGELHIPDLQPGSSIMPGKVNPVVPEATLMVCARVIGNDATVAWAGASGSFELNVAIPVMGTALLESIRLLSNAMRVLADKTIDGLEANVARAEAFAGMSPSIVTPLNKVIGYEAAAKIAKHSVAKGITVREAVIDLGYVERGEITEEVLDAKLDLLSMTHPG is encoded by the coding sequence GTGACCGACATCGAGTACCGCATCGAACACGACACCATGGGTGAGGTGCGGGTCCCCAAGGACGCCCTCTACGCCGCGCAGACGCAGCGCGCCGTCGAGAACTTCCCCATCTCGGGCTCGGGCCTCGAGTCGTCGCAGATCGCGGCGCTCGCGCGCATCAAGAAGGCCGCCGCCCTCGCCAACAAAGAGCTCGGCACCCTCGACGGGGGCATCGCGGATGCCATCGCCCAGGCCGCCGACGAGGTCGTCACGGGCGCGCACGATGCGCACTTCCCGGTCGACACCTACCAGACCGGCAGCGGCACCTCCTCGAACATGAACATGAACGAGGTGCTCGCGACACTCGCGACCCGCATCCTCGGCGACACGGTTCACCCCAACGACCACGTCAACGCCTCGCAGTCCTCGAACGACGTCTTCCCCACCTCGGTGCACATCGCGGTCACCCAGGCCCTCATCACCGACCTCATCCCGGCGCTCCAGCACCTCGCGACGGCGCTCGAGACCAAGGCCGACGCCTGGAAGGGCATCGTGAAGTCGGGCCGCACCCACCTCATGGACGCCACGCCCGTCACCCTCGGTCAGGAATTCGGCGGCTACGCGCGCCAGATGCGCCTCGGCATCGAGCGCGTCGAGGCCGTCCTCCCCCGCGTCGGCGAGGTGCCCCTCGGCGGCACGGCCGTCGGCACCGGCATCAACACCCCCCTCGGCTTCCCGCAGAAGGTCATCGAGCTGCTCGCGGCCGAGACCCAGCTGCCCATCACCGAGGCGAAGGACCACTTCGAGGCGCAGGCCAACCGCGACGGCCTCGTCGAGGCATCCGGAGCCCTCCGCACCATCGCGGTCTCGCTCACCAAGATCAACAACGACATCCGCTGGATGGGATCGGGCCCCAACACCGGCCTCGGCGAGCTGCACATCCCCGACCTGCAGCCCGGCTCCTCGATCATGCCCGGCAAGGTCAACCCGGTCGTCCCCGAGGCCACGCTCATGGTGTGCGCCCGCGTGATCGGCAACGACGCCACCGTCGCCTGGGCGGGCGCCTCGGGCTCGTTCGAGCTCAACGTCGCGATCCCCGTGATGGGCACCGCTCTGCTGGAGTCGATCCGCCTGCTCTCCAACGCGATGCGCGTGCTGGCCGACAAGACCATCGACGGCCTCGAGGCCAACGTCGCGCGCGCCGAGGCGTTCGCCGGCATGTCGCCCTCGATCGTCACGCCGCTCAACAAGGTCATCGGTTACGAGGCCGCGGCCAAGATCGCGAAGCACTCCGTCGCCAAGGGCATCACGGTGCGCGAGGCGGTCATCGACCTCGGCTACGTCGAGCGCGGAGAGATCACCGAAGAGGTGCTCGACGCCAAGCTCGACCTGCTGTCGATGACCCACCCGGGCTGA
- a CDS encoding carbonic anhydrase, with product MSERMSPRQVWQQMVEGNERFVSGAPAHPRQDVERRTELASSQHPTAALFGCSDSRLAAEIIFDEGLGDLFVVRNAGQVISDSVIGSLEYAVGVLEVPLIVVLAHDACGAVGAAIESTGVDAPTLPAYIWRQIAPIVPAVRRVQRASAVDGHLPDVVDPELVGREHLRHTVGELLRASELISEAVAEGRVAVVGANYRLDEGEAFPVVIVGDVDDPRVDDPRVEDARI from the coding sequence GTGAGCGAGCGCATGAGCCCCCGTCAGGTCTGGCAGCAGATGGTGGAGGGCAACGAGCGTTTCGTCTCCGGCGCACCCGCGCACCCGCGTCAAGACGTGGAGCGTCGCACCGAGCTCGCGAGCTCGCAGCACCCGACGGCGGCGCTCTTCGGATGCTCCGACTCGCGCCTCGCCGCCGAGATCATCTTCGACGAGGGCCTCGGCGATCTGTTCGTCGTCCGCAACGCCGGCCAGGTCATCTCGGACTCGGTCATCGGCAGCCTCGAGTACGCCGTGGGCGTGCTGGAGGTCCCCCTCATCGTGGTGCTCGCGCACGACGCCTGCGGGGCGGTCGGCGCCGCGATCGAGAGCACGGGCGTCGACGCCCCGACCCTCCCCGCGTACATCTGGCGCCAAATCGCCCCGATCGTGCCCGCCGTCCGCCGCGTTCAGCGCGCCTCGGCCGTGGACGGCCACCTGCCCGACGTCGTCGACCCCGAGCTCGTGGGCCGCGAACACCTCCGCCACACCGTGGGCGAACTGCTGCGCGCCTCCGAGCTGATCAGCGAGGCCGTGGCCGAGGGCCGCGTCGCCGTGGTCGGCGCGAACTACCGCCTCGACGAGGGCGAGGCCTTCCCCGTCGTCATCGTGGGCGATGTCGACGACCCGCGCGTCGACGACCCCCGCGTCGAAGACGCCCGCATCTGA